A window of Streptomyces marispadix contains these coding sequences:
- a CDS encoding RelA/SpoT family protein — MPQEGEGVASGGGPGKAAGPGERRGSRGAAGSQRGGRGKSGDNGDGAAPDGQGPISAGTPESGPGTAGAAAGEHPVAAPAQVAPAQVTSGKAHSERVAPARAVSGVSGRSGSSNRVRARLARLGVQRSSPFNPVLEPLLRIVRGNDPKIESATLRQIEHAYQVAERWHRGQKRKSGDPYITHPLAVTTILAELGMDPATLMAGLLHDTVEDTEYGLDTLRRDFGEQVALLVDGVTKLDKVKFGEAAQAETVRKMVVAMAKDPRVLVIKLADRLHNMRTMRYLKRAKQEQKARETLEIFAPLAHRLGMNTIKWELEDLAFAILYPKMYDEIVRLVAERAPKRDEYLAVVTDEVQADLRAARIKATVTGRPKHYYSVYQKMIVRGRDFAEIYDLVGIRVLVDTVRDCYAALGTVHARWNPVPGRFKDYIAMPKFNMYQSLHTTVIGPGGKPVELQIRTFDMHRRAEYGIAAHWKYKQQAVAGASKVRTDVPKGTGKGDEHVNDMSWLRQLLDWQKETEDPGEFLESLRFDLSRNEVFVFTPKGDVIALPAEATPVDFAYAVHTEVGHRTIGARVNGRLVPLESTLDNGDTVEVFTSKSPGAGPSRDWLGFVKSPRARNKIRAWFTKERRDEAIEQGKDAIARAMRKQNLPIQRILTGDSLVTLAHEMRYADISALYAAIGEGHISAQSVVQKLVQSLGGEDAANEDLAETAPPMPSAARRAKRRANSDPGVVVKGVDDVWVKLARCCTPVPGDPIIGFVTRGNGVSVHRTDCVNVDSLTKEPERIIEVEWAPSQSSVFLVAIQVEALDRSRLLSDVTRILSDQHVNILSAAVQTSRDRVATSRFTFEMGDPKHLGHVLKAVRSVEGVYDVYRVTSARRPS, encoded by the coding sequence CTGCCTCAGGAGGGCGAAGGCGTCGCGAGCGGCGGCGGCCCCGGCAAGGCGGCGGGCCCCGGTGAGCGCCGTGGGTCCCGTGGCGCGGCGGGTTCGCAGCGCGGCGGACGCGGCAAGTCCGGTGACAACGGCGACGGGGCGGCCCCCGACGGGCAGGGTCCCATCAGCGCGGGCACCCCGGAGAGCGGTCCAGGCACCGCCGGCGCCGCGGCCGGTGAGCACCCCGTAGCCGCCCCCGCACAGGTCGCCCCCGCCCAGGTCACCTCCGGGAAGGCGCACAGCGAGCGGGTGGCCCCGGCCCGCGCCGTCTCCGGCGTCTCCGGCCGCTCCGGCTCCTCCAACCGCGTACGGGCCCGGCTCGCGCGCCTGGGCGTGCAACGGTCCAGCCCCTTCAATCCCGTGCTGGAGCCCCTGCTGCGGATAGTCCGCGGCAACGACCCGAAGATCGAGTCCGCGACCCTCCGCCAGATCGAGCACGCCTACCAGGTCGCCGAGCGCTGGCACCGCGGCCAGAAGCGCAAGAGCGGCGACCCGTACATCACCCACCCCCTCGCCGTCACCACCATCCTCGCCGAGCTGGGCATGGACCCGGCGACGCTCATGGCGGGCCTGCTGCACGACACCGTCGAGGACACCGAGTACGGACTCGACACTCTCCGCCGGGACTTCGGCGAACAGGTCGCCCTCCTCGTGGACGGCGTCACCAAGCTCGACAAGGTCAAGTTCGGCGAGGCAGCGCAGGCCGAGACCGTACGCAAGATGGTCGTTGCCATGGCGAAGGACCCCAGGGTCCTCGTCATCAAGCTCGCCGACCGGCTGCACAACATGCGCACGATGCGCTATCTCAAGCGGGCCAAGCAGGAGCAGAAGGCCCGCGAGACCCTGGAGATCTTCGCGCCGCTGGCGCACCGGCTCGGCATGAACACCATCAAGTGGGAGCTGGAGGACCTCGCGTTCGCGATCCTCTACCCCAAGATGTACGACGAGATCGTGCGCCTCGTGGCCGAGCGGGCGCCCAAACGGGACGAGTATCTGGCAGTCGTCACCGACGAGGTCCAGGCGGATCTGCGGGCCGCCCGCATCAAGGCCACCGTCACCGGCCGCCCCAAGCACTACTACAGCGTCTACCAGAAGATGATCGTCCGCGGCCGGGACTTCGCGGAGATCTACGATCTGGTCGGCATCCGCGTCCTGGTGGACACCGTCCGCGACTGCTACGCCGCGCTGGGCACCGTCCACGCCCGCTGGAATCCGGTCCCCGGCCGGTTCAAGGACTACATCGCGATGCCGAAGTTCAACATGTACCAGTCGCTGCACACGACGGTCATCGGGCCGGGCGGCAAGCCCGTCGAACTCCAGATCCGCACCTTCGACATGCACCGGCGCGCCGAGTACGGCATCGCAGCGCACTGGAAGTACAAGCAGCAGGCCGTCGCAGGGGCCTCCAAGGTCCGTACGGACGTGCCCAAGGGCACCGGCAAGGGCGACGAGCACGTCAACGACATGTCGTGGCTGCGGCAGTTGCTCGACTGGCAGAAGGAGACCGAGGACCCGGGCGAGTTCCTGGAGTCGCTGCGCTTCGACCTCTCCCGCAACGAGGTCTTCGTCTTCACGCCCAAGGGCGACGTGATCGCGCTGCCCGCGGAGGCCACACCCGTCGACTTCGCCTACGCCGTACACACCGAGGTCGGACACCGCACCATCGGCGCACGCGTCAACGGCCGCCTCGTACCGCTGGAGTCGACGCTCGACAACGGCGACACCGTCGAGGTCTTCACCTCCAAGTCCCCGGGCGCCGGGCCCTCCCGCGACTGGCTCGGCTTCGTGAAGTCGCCCCGTGCCCGTAACAAGATCCGCGCCTGGTTCACGAAGGAACGCCGCGACGAGGCCATCGAGCAGGGCAAGGACGCCATCGCCCGCGCGATGCGCAAGCAGAACCTGCCGATCCAGCGCATCCTCACCGGCGACTCCCTCGTCACCCTCGCCCACGAGATGCGCTACGCGGACATCTCCGCCCTCTACGCGGCCATCGGCGAGGGGCACATCTCGGCGCAGAGCGTCGTACAGAAGCTTGTGCAGTCCCTCGGCGGCGAGGACGCCGCGAACGAGGACCTCGCCGAGACGGCACCGCCGATGCCGTCGGCCGCGCGCCGCGCCAAGCGGCGGGCGAACTCCGATCCGGGCGTCGTCGTCAAGGGCGTCGACGACGTGTGGGTCAAGCTCGCGCGCTGCTGTACGCCGGTGCCGGGCGACCCCATCATCGGCTTCGTCACCCGGGGCAACGGCGTCTCCGTGCACCGTACGGACTGCGTCAACGTCGACTCGCTGACGAAGGAGCCCGAGCGGATCATCGAGGTCGAGTGGGCGCCCAGCCAGTCGTCGGTCTTCCTCGTCGCCATTCAGGTCGAGGCGCTCGACCGCTCACGGCTGCTGTCGGATGTGACGCGCATCCTCTCCGACCAGCACGTCAACATCCTTTCGGCAGCCGTCCAGACCTCGCGCGACCGTGTCGCCACCTCCCGCTTCACCTTCGAGATGGGCGACCCGAAGCATCTGGGACATGTGCTGAAGGCGGTGCGCAGCGTGGAGGGCGTCTACGACGTCTACCGCGTGACGTCCGCACGACGGCCCTCCTGA
- a CDS encoding adenine phosphoribosyltransferase produces the protein MTSSSTSDPEATVPAGVRDLLLGRIRDVADYPVPGVMFKDITPLLADPEAFKVLTETLADICVQRGATKVVGLEARGFILAAPVAVSAGLGFVPVRKAGKLPGATLAQSYELEYGTAEMEVHAEDLASEDRVLIIDDVLATGGTAEASLQLVRRAGAHVTGIAVLMELGFLGGRDRLKPALRDAPLDALVTV, from the coding sequence GTGACAAGCAGCAGCACGAGCGATCCAGAGGCGACCGTCCCAGCAGGCGTACGCGACCTCCTGCTCGGCCGCATCCGCGATGTGGCGGACTATCCGGTCCCGGGCGTGATGTTCAAGGACATCACGCCGCTGCTCGCCGACCCCGAGGCGTTCAAGGTGCTCACCGAGACCCTCGCGGACATCTGCGTACAGCGCGGAGCCACCAAGGTCGTCGGCCTGGAGGCACGGGGCTTCATCCTCGCCGCCCCCGTGGCGGTAAGCGCGGGCCTGGGCTTCGTCCCCGTACGCAAGGCCGGCAAGCTGCCAGGTGCCACCCTCGCCCAGTCCTACGAGCTGGAGTACGGCACCGCCGAGATGGAGGTGCACGCCGAGGACCTCGCCTCCGAGGACCGGGTGCTGATCATCGACGACGTGCTGGCCACCGGAGGCACAGCCGAGGCGTCGCTCCAGCTCGTCCGCAGGGCGGGTGCGCACGTCACCGGGATCGCCGTCCTGATGGAACTCGGCTTCCTCGGCGGCCGGGACAGGCTGAAGCCCGCGCTGCGCGACGCCCCGCTGGACGCCTTGGTCACGGTCTGA
- the secF gene encoding protein translocase subunit SecF produces the protein MSRLGNIGARLYRGDVGYDFIGHRKLWYGISILITITAIVGLVVRGLNMGIEFEGGAVLTTPKTSATVTHTKEIAEQESGHQAIVQKLGNGGMRIQIAGLDTAKSSEVKESIAGDLKVEGNDIDTQLVGPSWGEQIANKAWLGLGIFMVLVVIYLAIAFEWRMALAALIALVHDITITVGIYSLVGFEVTPGTVIGLLTILGYSLYDTVVVFDSLRESSRNVTKQTRYTFSEIANRSINSTLVRSINTTVVALLPVAGLLFIGGGLLGGGMLNDIALSLFVGLAAGAYSSIFIATPLVADFKEREPQMKALARRVHAKRAKNEGREAQDDFGDDGPDGTGPEDGVPGPGHGSVQVDPATAAAGVVGPRGRNEAAGARAQRRQPSSRNRSRNRPSGKRR, from the coding sequence ATGTCGCGACTCGGCAACATCGGTGCCCGGCTCTACCGCGGTGACGTCGGCTACGACTTCATCGGCCACCGCAAGCTCTGGTACGGCATCTCCATCCTCATCACGATCACGGCGATCGTCGGACTGGTCGTGCGCGGGCTCAACATGGGCATCGAGTTCGAGGGCGGCGCGGTCCTGACCACGCCCAAGACCTCGGCCACGGTCACTCATACGAAGGAGATCGCCGAGCAGGAGTCCGGGCACCAGGCGATCGTCCAGAAGCTGGGCAACGGCGGCATGCGCATCCAGATCGCCGGCCTCGACACGGCCAAGTCGAGCGAGGTGAAGGAGAGCATCGCCGGCGACCTCAAGGTCGAGGGCAACGACATCGACACCCAGCTCGTCGGCCCTAGCTGGGGCGAGCAGATCGCCAACAAGGCCTGGCTGGGTCTGGGGATCTTCATGGTCCTCGTGGTGATCTATCTGGCGATCGCCTTCGAATGGCGAATGGCCCTGGCGGCGCTCATCGCGCTGGTCCACGACATCACCATCACCGTCGGCATCTATTCGCTCGTCGGCTTCGAGGTCACACCGGGCACCGTCATCGGTCTGCTCACCATCCTCGGTTATTCGCTCTACGACACGGTCGTCGTCTTCGACAGCCTCAGAGAGAGCAGTCGCAACGTCACCAAGCAGACCCGCTACACCTTCAGCGAGATCGCCAACCGCAGCATCAACTCCACGCTGGTGCGCTCCATCAACACCACCGTCGTGGCGCTGCTCCCCGTAGCCGGTCTGCTCTTCATCGGCGGCGGTCTCCTCGGCGGCGGCATGCTCAACGACATCGCCCTCTCCCTCTTCGTCGGCCTGGCAGCGGGCGCGTACTCGTCGATCTTCATCGCCACTCCGCTCGTCGCCGACTTCAAGGAGCGCGAGCCGCAGATGAAGGCGCTGGCCAGGCGCGTACATGCGAAGCGGGCCAAGAACGAGGGCCGTGAGGCCCAGGACGACTTCGGGGACGACGGCCCGGACGGCACCGGCCCTGAGGACGGCGTCCCGGGCCCGGGGCACGGCAGCGTTCAGGTCGACCCCGCCACGGCCGCGGCCGGAGTCGTCGGCCCCCGCGGGCGGAACGAAGCCGCCGGTGCACGAGCCCAGCGCCGGCAGCCCTCCTCCCGTAACCGCAGCCGCAACCGCCCATCCGGAAAGCGCAGGTGA
- the secD gene encoding protein translocase subunit SecD produces MAAPKKGRRSPGAHAKPWRSLFLILLAMVGLTGGMFLSGHSTPRLGIDLAGGTSITLEAKNQPGKPNAINQTNMNTAVGIIERRVNGLGVSEAEVQTQGDRHIIANIPRGTNEKQAREQVGTTAKLAFRPVLTYAPTTKQPKPPQQQPSQSPSKSPSKSPQTGDKPGGTEGQQSGQDSQGGQSDQGRAVTDGLKAKAAPADDKPTPKPDKSTPPPTTPPQQQQPPGVPPELAKKLQKLDCNSKQAKAKVSERASAAKSSEPVLACDAKEKVKYVLGPVGVEGKNVTDAKAQFDQQRGQWIVTMSFDSKGSDDFGDTTGKLAKKQQPQNQFAIALDGEVVSAPSVSQRLSSNAEISGSFTQESAQELGNILSYGALPLTFEESDVTTVTPALGSDQLQAGLIAGAIGLALVVVYLVAYYRGLSFIAILSLLVSAVLTYTIMSLLGPAIGFALNLPAVCGAIVAIGITADSFIVYFERIRDEIREGRTLRPAVERGWPRARRTILVSDFVSFLAAAVLFIVTVGKVQGFAFTLGLTTLLDIVVVFFFTKPLMTLLARTRFFSSGHPWSGLDPRRLGAKPPLRRGRRASAVRTDPKEA; encoded by the coding sequence GTGGCAGCACCGAAGAAAGGCCGCAGGAGCCCGGGCGCACACGCGAAACCATGGCGTTCGCTGTTTCTGATCCTGCTGGCCATGGTGGGCCTGACCGGGGGGATGTTCCTCTCCGGCCACAGCACGCCCCGGCTGGGCATCGATCTCGCGGGTGGCACGAGCATCACCCTCGAGGCCAAGAACCAGCCGGGGAAGCCGAACGCGATCAACCAGACCAACATGAACACCGCCGTGGGCATCATCGAGCGGCGCGTCAACGGTCTGGGCGTCTCGGAGGCCGAGGTCCAGACCCAGGGCGACCGGCACATCATCGCCAACATCCCCCGCGGCACCAATGAGAAGCAGGCCCGTGAACAGGTCGGTACGACCGCCAAGTTGGCCTTCCGCCCGGTGCTGACGTATGCGCCGACCACCAAGCAGCCCAAGCCGCCGCAGCAGCAGCCGTCGCAGTCACCCTCGAAGTCCCCCTCCAAGTCGCCGCAGACGGGCGACAAACCGGGCGGCACCGAGGGACAGCAGAGCGGCCAGGACAGTCAGGGCGGCCAGAGCGATCAGGGCCGTGCCGTGACGGACGGGCTGAAGGCGAAGGCCGCCCCCGCCGACGACAAGCCGACCCCCAAGCCGGACAAGTCCACGCCGCCGCCCACCACGCCCCCGCAGCAACAGCAGCCGCCCGGCGTCCCGCCGGAGCTGGCGAAGAAGCTCCAGAAGCTTGACTGCAACAGCAAGCAGGCCAAGGCCAAGGTCAGCGAGCGGGCCTCCGCGGCGAAGTCGAGCGAGCCGGTCCTCGCGTGCGACGCCAAGGAGAAGGTCAAGTACGTGCTCGGCCCGGTCGGCGTCGAAGGCAAGAACGTCACCGACGCCAAGGCCCAGTTCGACCAGCAGCGCGGCCAGTGGATCGTCACGATGTCCTTCGACAGCAAGGGCTCCGACGACTTCGGCGACACCACGGGCAAGCTCGCCAAGAAGCAGCAGCCGCAGAACCAGTTCGCCATCGCCCTCGACGGCGAGGTCGTCTCCGCTCCCTCCGTCAGCCAGCGGCTGTCGTCCAACGCGGAGATCTCCGGCAGCTTCACCCAGGAGTCCGCGCAGGAGCTGGGCAACATCCTCTCCTACGGCGCGCTGCCGCTGACGTTCGAGGAGTCGGACGTCACGACCGTGACCCCCGCGCTCGGCAGCGACCAGCTCCAAGCCGGCCTCATCGCGGGCGCCATCGGGCTCGCGCTCGTCGTCGTCTACCTCGTGGCGTACTACCGGGGGCTGTCGTTCATCGCGATCCTCAGCCTCCTGGTCTCCGCGGTACTGACGTACACGATCATGTCGCTGCTCGGCCCGGCGATCGGCTTCGCGCTGAACCTCCCGGCCGTGTGCGGTGCGATCGTCGCCATCGGCATCACCGCGGACTCCTTCATCGTCTACTTCGAACGCATCCGTGACGAGATCCGCGAGGGCCGTACGCTGCGGCCCGCCGTCGAGCGGGGCTGGCCGCGCGCCCGGCGCACGATCCTGGTGTCCGACTTCGTGTCGTTCCTCGCCGCCGCGGTGCTCTTCATCGTCACCGTCGGAAAGGTCCAGGGCTTCGCGTTCACGCTCGGACTGACCACGCTGCTCGACATCGTCGTGGTCTTCTTCTTCACGAAGCCGCTGATGACGCTGCTCGCCCGTACGAGGTTCTTCTCCAGCGGCCACCCGTGGTCGGGTCTCGACCCGAGAAGGCTCGGCGCCAAACCCCCACTGCGCCGCGGCCGACGCGCGTCCGCCGTCCGCACCGACCCGAAGGAGGCCTGA
- the yajC gene encoding preprotein translocase subunit YajC, whose product MNIVTLLPFIVLIGAMFLMTRSAKNKQRQAAQMRDQMTPGTGVRTIGGMYATVKEIRDDTVLLEVAPGTHALYAKNAVGAVLEQEEYERIVNGTPADDAIDAVVPDDASALTSDDDDAEGSKVDFAKSGSDDGEDTADAGDAKEAATDAKDKPAKDDAQPEDAKRKGTDSE is encoded by the coding sequence GTGAATATCGTTACTCTCCTCCCTTTCATCGTGCTCATCGGGGCGATGTTCCTGATGACCCGGTCCGCCAAGAACAAGCAGCGTCAGGCAGCCCAGATGCGTGACCAGATGACGCCGGGCACCGGTGTCCGCACGATCGGGGGCATGTACGCCACCGTCAAGGAGATCCGCGACGACACGGTCCTCCTTGAGGTTGCTCCCGGCACCCATGCCCTCTACGCCAAGAACGCCGTAGGCGCCGTACTCGAGCAGGAGGAGTACGAGCGGATCGTCAACGGCACGCCCGCCGACGACGCGATCGACGCCGTCGTGCCCGACGACGCCTCGGCCCTCACCTCGGACGACGACGATGCCGAGGGCTCCAAGGTCGACTTCGCCAAGTCCGGCAGCGACGACGGCGAGGACACCGCGGACGCCGGTGACGCCAAGGAGGCGGCGACGGACGCGAAGGACAAGCCGGCCAAGGATGACGCCCAGCCCGAGGATGCCAAGCGCAAGGGCACCGACTCCGAGTAA
- the ruvB gene encoding Holliday junction branch migration DNA helicase RuvB, which yields MTSDEYGENAAHGGDESGRPESYDAGDRLVGPEAETDESAVEAALRPKELSEFIGQSKVREQLDLVLKAARQRQGTADHVLLSGAPGLGKTTLSMIIAAEMSAPIRITSGPAIQHAGDLAAILSSLQEGEILFLDEIHRMSRPAEEMLYMAMEDFRVDVIVGKGPGATAIPLELPPFTLVGATTRAGLLPPPLRDRFGFTAHMEFYEPAELEQVVHRSARLLDVRTDAEGAAEIAGRSRGTPRIANRLLRRVRDYAQVKADGAIDREIASRALGVYEVDERGLDRLDRAVLGALVKLFGGGPVGLSTLAVAVGEERETVEEVAEPFLVREGLLARTPRGRVATPAAWDHLGLARPPQAGHPADPAAATGQQGLFGE from the coding sequence ATGACCAGCGACGAGTACGGCGAAAACGCAGCGCACGGAGGGGACGAGTCCGGGCGGCCCGAGTCGTACGACGCCGGCGACCGCCTCGTCGGTCCCGAGGCCGAGACCGACGAGAGCGCCGTCGAGGCCGCGCTGCGCCCCAAGGAACTGAGCGAATTCATCGGCCAGTCCAAGGTGCGCGAGCAGCTCGACCTCGTACTGAAGGCGGCCCGCCAGCGGCAGGGCACCGCCGACCACGTACTGCTCTCGGGGGCTCCCGGCCTCGGCAAGACCACCCTCTCCATGATCATCGCGGCGGAGATGAGCGCCCCGATCCGCATCACCTCGGGCCCTGCCATCCAGCACGCCGGGGACCTCGCCGCGATCCTCTCCTCGCTCCAGGAGGGCGAGATCCTCTTCCTCGACGAGATCCACCGGATGTCGCGGCCCGCCGAGGAGATGCTCTACATGGCGATGGAGGACTTCCGAGTCGACGTGATCGTCGGCAAGGGCCCCGGCGCCACCGCCATCCCGCTGGAGCTGCCGCCCTTCACCCTGGTCGGCGCCACCACTCGCGCCGGGCTGCTGCCGCCGCCGCTGCGCGACAGGTTCGGCTTCACCGCGCACATGGAGTTCTACGAACCGGCCGAACTGGAGCAGGTCGTCCACCGCTCCGCCCGCCTGCTGGACGTACGTACCGACGCCGAGGGAGCCGCCGAGATCGCCGGCCGCTCCCGAGGCACACCCCGCATCGCCAACCGCCTGCTGCGCAGGGTGCGCGACTACGCCCAGGTCAAGGCCGACGGCGCCATCGACCGCGAGATCGCCTCCCGCGCCCTCGGCGTCTACGAGGTGGACGAACGCGGACTCGACAGGCTCGACCGCGCCGTCCTCGGCGCCCTGGTGAAACTCTTCGGCGGCGGCCCCGTCGGCCTCTCCACGCTGGCGGTCGCTGTGGGGGAGGAACGGGAGACCGTGGAGGAGGTGGCCGAGCCCTTCCTCGTAAGGGAGGGTCTGCTGGCCCGTACACCGCGCGGCCGCGTGGCCACCCCGGCGGCGTGGGACCACCTGGGCCTGGCCCGTCCGCCGCAGGCCGGGCACCCTGCGGACCCGGCGGCGGCCACGGGCCAGCAGGGGTTGTTCGGAGAGTGA
- the ruvA gene encoding Holliday junction branch migration protein RuvA — protein MIAFVSGTVASLAPDAAVVEVGGVGMAVQCTPGTLAQLRVGHHAKLATSLVVREDSLTLYGFEDEDARQTFELLQTASGVGPRLAQAMLAVHSPDALRAAVSSGDEKALTAVPGIGKKGAQKLLLELKDRLGEPLTAASAALPGQAAGGAHGGGWRGQLHSALVGLGYATREADEAVAAVAPQAEEAAASGAEPPVPQLLRAALQTLNRAR, from the coding sequence ATGATCGCCTTCGTCTCCGGCACCGTCGCCTCGCTCGCTCCCGACGCCGCGGTGGTCGAGGTCGGCGGCGTGGGCATGGCCGTGCAGTGCACGCCGGGCACGCTCGCGCAGCTCCGCGTCGGGCACCACGCCAAGCTGGCCACCTCCCTCGTCGTACGGGAGGACTCGCTGACCCTGTACGGCTTCGAGGACGAAGACGCCCGCCAGACCTTCGAGTTGCTCCAGACGGCGAGCGGAGTCGGCCCGCGTCTGGCACAGGCGATGCTTGCCGTGCACTCGCCCGACGCGTTGCGTGCCGCTGTGTCCAGCGGCGACGAGAAGGCGCTGACAGCGGTGCCCGGCATCGGGAAGAAGGGCGCGCAGAAGCTTCTGCTGGAGTTGAAGGACCGCCTCGGCGAACCGCTGACGGCCGCGTCCGCCGCCCTACCAGGGCAGGCCGCGGGCGGAGCGCACGGCGGCGGCTGGCGCGGCCAACTGCACTCCGCACTCGTCGGGTTGGGGTATGCGACGCGTGAGGCCGACGAGGCGGTGGCGGCGGTCGCCCCGCAGGCCGAGGAGGCGGCGGCCTCCGGTGCCGAGCCGCCCGTACCGCAACTGCTGCGCGCCGCGCTCCAGACCCTGAACCGGGCCCGGTGA
- the ruvC gene encoding crossover junction endodeoxyribonuclease RuvC produces MRVLGVDPGLTRCGLGVVEGTAGRPLTMRAAGVVRTPSDVAVPERLVLIEQGIEEWLERHEPEAVAVERVFSQHNVRTVMGTAQAAAVAMLCAARRGLPVEMHTPSEVKAAVTGTGRADKQQIGTMMMRLLRLDAPPRPADAADALALAVCHIWRVPAQQRLKQLQQQAHTGQSALARAQARSQAQEFAKRSAPSRAAKGTQAPNGSTGPRGSTAPEGTAAPKGTAR; encoded by the coding sequence GTGCGTGTGCTCGGAGTCGACCCGGGTCTGACCCGCTGCGGCCTCGGGGTCGTCGAGGGGACCGCCGGCAGGCCGCTGACGATGAGGGCAGCGGGCGTGGTGCGTACCCCGTCGGACGTCGCCGTCCCGGAGCGCCTCGTGCTCATCGAGCAGGGCATAGAGGAGTGGCTGGAGCGGCATGAGCCCGAAGCGGTCGCCGTGGAGCGGGTGTTCAGCCAGCACAACGTCCGTACGGTGATGGGCACGGCCCAGGCCGCAGCGGTCGCGATGCTGTGCGCGGCACGCCGTGGACTGCCCGTCGAGATGCACACGCCCAGCGAGGTCAAGGCCGCCGTCACCGGCACGGGCAGGGCCGACAAGCAGCAGATCGGCACCATGATGATGCGGCTGCTGCGCCTCGACGCGCCGCCGCGTCCCGCGGACGCGGCCGACGCACTGGCGCTCGCCGTCTGCCACATCTGGCGGGTGCCCGCGCAGCAGCGGCTCAAGCAGCTCCAGCAGCAGGCGCATACGGGGCAGTCGGCCCTCGCCCGGGCCCAAGCCCGGTCCCAGGCACAGGAGTTCGCGAAACGCTCCGCGCCGTCCCGGGCCGCGAAGGGCACGCAGGCCCCCAACGGCAGCACAGGCCCCCGAGGCTCCACAGCCCCTGAAGGCACCGCAGCTCCGAAAGGCACCGCCCGATGA
- a CDS encoding YebC/PmpR family DNA-binding transcriptional regulator, whose translation MSGHSKWATTKHKKAVIDAKRGKLFAKLIKNIEVAARTGGADPDGNPTLYDAIQKAKKSSVPNKNIDSAVKRGAGLEAGGADYETIMYEGYGPNGVAVLIECLTDNRNRAASDVRVAMTRNGGSMADPGSVSYLFNRKGVVIVPKGDDGLSEDDVLAAVLEAGAEEVNDLGENFEVISEATDLVAVRTALVDAGIDYESADNSFLPSVQVPLEEEGARKIFKLIDALEDSDDVQNVFANFDVADEVMAKVDA comes from the coding sequence GTGTCCGGCCACTCTAAGTGGGCAACCACCAAGCACAAGAAGGCCGTGATCGATGCCAAGCGCGGCAAACTCTTCGCCAAGCTGATCAAGAACATCGAAGTCGCGGCCCGTACGGGCGGTGCCGACCCGGACGGCAACCCGACCCTCTACGACGCCATCCAGAAGGCGAAGAAGAGCTCCGTCCCGAACAAGAACATCGACAGCGCGGTCAAGCGCGGCGCGGGCCTGGAGGCCGGCGGCGCCGACTACGAGACGATCATGTACGAGGGCTACGGGCCGAACGGCGTCGCCGTCCTCATCGAGTGCCTGACGGACAACCGCAACCGCGCCGCGTCGGATGTACGGGTCGCGATGACGCGCAACGGCGGCTCCATGGCCGACCCCGGCTCCGTCTCCTATCTGTTCAACCGCAAGGGCGTCGTCATCGTCCCCAAGGGCGACGACGGACTCTCCGAGGACGACGTGCTGGCGGCGGTGCTGGAGGCGGGCGCCGAGGAAGTCAACGACCTGGGCGAGAACTTCGAGGTCATCAGCGAGGCCACCGACCTGGTCGCGGTGCGTACCGCACTCGTCGACGCGGGCATCGACTACGAGTCGGCCGACAACAGCTTCCTTCCCAGCGTGCAGGTCCCGCTGGAGGAGGAAGGCGCGCGGAAGATCTTCAAGTTGATCGACGCACTGGAGGACAGCGACGACGTGCAGAACGTCTTCGCCAACTTCGACGTCGCCGACGAGGTCATGGCGAAGGTCGACGCCTGA